CATACTTATAAAACTCAAGTTACCAATTAAatgttaatttttaaatattaaataaataaaaattaatataaatacaaatatgtTCATTTATACTtgtattatataaataaatatataataacaaatataaattgcCAAACTAATACCGGGAAAAATAAGCCAAGTCTaatgagaaaaaaaaacaaagaatatttgaattttctaatattatgAAATTTAACTCCTAATGGCACTTCTATACttaatcttttatttatcTACAATATCTAAAATCAATCATTATATTTGcttgatattttattaagtttattttaaaaaattagaaaatccaataaattcaatcacatgaaatatttatccTCACTAATTATGCACTtatactattaatattaaattaaaacgAGTGCGTATGTGCACGGATCGATAGCTCAGTGGTAGAGCAGGCGACTGCAGATCGTCTGGTCCCTGGTTCAAATCCGGGTCGGTCCTCTTAAAAATACCCCCTTTTTACCAAATTGCTGGTGTTTAGTATTTTTGTCTATACCTGTACATAATCTAATTATTTACTATCTGATTTCCTTATAAGTTACTTAGTTACTAATCAATTAATTGCACCTTTAGGCGCCACATAATGGCGGGCCGTGTGATTTGTTTGGGCGGGAATGTAGACGCGGCGGTCATGTGCGTATAGAGTGGGAACAtgtaaaatatattaactaGGGGGTATATGAAATAAAGTGAAGAATACgtataatgaaaaaaaataaaagatgGTTTTAGGTTTGCATATATAAAGCAGGTTAGATTGTTTATAAAGAGATTGTGTGTGAGATCTTGATggatttaatgaaaaaataaattaagtaGTAAATTTAATCTAGATCAGCATCAATTGACCTGAGAACTTGCAAGGAAAGCTTAAACAATACCCAATTATCTTAGAATTGCAAATATTTAACATTTTAGGATTTGTTGAAAATCACATTTATTCAAGTGCCGCAAAAGGAgtaaattaaagataatacGAAAAATGGCAGAGGTACCTGTATCTGAAGATATTTCAGCCTCACAACAACCACCATCATCCTCATATAGTTTACCTCCACAGTTCTCAAATGAACCAGATGTAAGAACTATGGCGTCTATTAAGGCGACCCTTTCAAAAAAAGCTGAGGAGCTTGTCAAGGCAGGGCAACCCTATGTAATGACTAGTTTAGGCCCAATCCCATTGCCTGATAATGTAAGAAACCAGATTCCAGAGAAATTTGTTGCAGCTCCAGTTCTAGAAGAACGTGAAGTTATTGTTGCAAGAAGAGAAGTACAAGAGAGAATTATTGAAGTTCCACAAATTCAATATGAGCATAAGTTTGTGGAAGTACCACAAAAGGTCGTGGTTGAGAAGATTATCCCAATCCCAAAAGATGTTGTAAGAGAAGTTGAAATTCCTCGTTATACAGCAACTGTTGAAGAGAAGGTCATTGAAGTTCCACAAGGTGTCAAATTTGTTGAGGTTCCTGTTGAGGTCCCTATTGCTTATCCTCCAAGAATAGTCCCAGTTCCAAAGCCATATATTGTTGAAAGAACTGTTGAGCTTTCTCGTCCAGTTATTGAAGAACGTCTTTTGGAGGTCCCACAAAAAGTTTATCGTCAAGTCCCATACTACAAGGATGTTGAAGTACCTTTTGTTGTTCCAAGATATGTTGAAAAGCTTGTTGAGATTCCATTCCATCCTGGAATGATGTATGATGAAAACATGCTCAATCAATCTATCCCACCTATTCCACCTCAATCACAGCCACCTTTCATGATGGGAGGCCCCGGATCTGCTCCAACTAGTGCTCCTTTATTATCTATGCCTCCACCAATGTATGGTACAAACGATCCTGAAGATGTCGCATCTGATGGACTTCCATCGCATCCTGCAATCCCTCCATACCATATGTTGCCACAACCACAACCGGGTGTAATTCCTCAGATGATCCCATTGGCTAATTCTTATGCAGCTTTCCCACTTCCACAAGGTGTTGGAATGTCCCCTCATATGTTGAACTCTGGCAATACTGCGCATATCCCAGGTAAAACGCCTGTACCTTTTAATCCACCTCAACAACCTCCACAGAACCTTCTCAATGgagttaatattaatcaaatcCAATTCCCTCCTAATCAGCGTCAGCAGTTTCCATACCAATTCCCTCCTCAGCAGTAATTTATAGTGAATCACTGATATATTATCAttctatttaatataattataatgaatataaataataattagcTATTATTTATTGCTGTTGGGTTAATAATGATGTTTTCTACATCAATTTTTCCTGATTTTAGCTCGGCATTAAGTTTTGTCATTGAATCATAATAGgagtaataatttttctattttttatttgttcGCTCACTTTTTCGATGGTTCGGATTATTCATCTTTGTTGTCCATACGAAcaaatttctaatttcagGAAGAATAAGTAAACAGAGAAATAGgcaaaatattcaaaattaagtCATTTACTCAAACAAACCACACTTAAAATTCTAACAAAAAACAATTCAAACTCACAAATCTCAATCTTTTACTCACTCAACCTCAAAATAGTATGCTTAGTGATGACGGTTTCACTCAAAGTTTCCTCGTTACCACCAAAACTAATAAAACTTCAATCCTTTGCTTGGCAAAAGGGCCGAAccataaaaaattaatacatGCATAccttcaatatttaagCCGCCTTAATACGTGTCTCTTTCGAGCTGACCACAATAATGCATGCATACAAAACCTAATGAATTGTGCATGATTAATACTTCAAAATCATACATTTGAGGAAATGGGTTCTACCATAACATAAATATCCATTCAAACTCTCTAATATTCGTCTCAAGATGCCctattaaatctttaagTAGAATGTATGACTATATAATTTATGAAACTGGATGGTCTTAAAGTTAAGAAGTGCAATTTATTCCAGGTGCACAATGATTGAAACACATATATACCTTAATATTTCCttagaataataattaaatatcaTTGTTCCATTTAAATTGTAAATCCTCAGTTTACAAGCAAGAGTAGGTATCCAACGCTCGTACTCTGATCGACCAAGTTtaaaatttctcaaatGCAAATAGAGAAGCTGTAAGAATCGAATTAAAACCAACTATAAAGATAATAACCTGCAAAATTAGTTGGATTACCCACACTAGATAATATGGTGTTTAGTCATTTAGAGAAAAATGCTGTGATAGCCATATATATCTGTAAAGATTAACCTTAATAAGATTGAAGGAGAAAAAAACAGTAATACCATgacattattattataaaatctGTCAATGTTTCCATAGTCAGTTACAAAAATATGCCAAAATCAACTGATAAATAAATCAGTGATTATACAAAACCTCGAAATAAAAATCATCTCCAACCAACTCACTTGAGAATGCATATTTGGACTTCTGCaatgattataataatgccatattcaaaatatatgCAGAGACCTATTGTAGAAAGGGAAAGAAAATTTTCATAACCCTTCCTACAAGAATATTTgcatttattttaatacaaaatgCAAATACTGATGTATTCCACAAGAGTTACATGCAGctaataaattcaatataaatCAATCATATCCATCTGCCACACTAATCCACAAAAACCCCTCAGTATCTATCTATTAGTACTCTAGTATATGCATTCAAATTATACATCTTATTGCCTATATAAATttagtaataaatatataaataataaatctacATGCGTCATGTCTGCGCGCGCCTGATTTTATGTTAATAGATAAAATTGATAGTATCGGGTAcctaatattgaaaaaataatttgaaaaaataacgGATCTAAAAATAGGAAAAATTATGCATTTATATAGCAGCattgaaaagaagaaatttaaaaaaagaattacaaATTATTGAGAAGATAATTGAAAGAGACAACAAACTATTAAAATAGTTTTTGCTGTAAGTCCGAAAAGaataagattttttttatgtAGTTGAATAATAGATTTACAGAATAAATAGATGATGGACttgaaattataaaatatacTATAAATTAATcctatatttttaatttataattgaaactaattaaataaaataataaggTGAAATGAGCCAAAAAATAGATTTGAATCAAGGTGAAAGAACTGAGTCAAAATGTCCAGAAACGcttaatgaattttctaatatGTATAAGCATAAAAAAATGCCATGTAAATCAGCGCTGAACTTTggtgaaaatattataaatatggGAGCTCCAAGTTTTATACCAGAATATCCAACAGCTTATTATTCTAACCCAGAAGTTATGAATCAAGgaataaattcattagTGGATACAAAACAACTATATGACTATTCATCCCCTGTAGGTGATCTTGAAAAAACCATTGAACATTACAAAATGAGTCATGAAATAGGATGGAATGCAAGTAATTCTTTCACTCCTACAAATTCTGGTTCTTTGGAACTTTTCCAATTTGAAAGAAGAGATAGTCCTGTCGCTGTTGatactttaaaaaattacCCATCTTTTGAGAGAATGAATAGTGGTTTTCTTGGATTCGGAAGAAAACCTtctaattcaatattttctattggACAAAAACTTGAAAGACTCTCttctaatgaaataatCAACAATATCAATACCCTTcctgaaattgaaaatggtATTGAGAACGGTATTGAAAATGGAATTGAAAATGGAGATATTCCTCACGTTGATTTGGAGCAATATACACAATTATCTtactttgaaaaatatatcaattTTAACATTGACCAAATTAAGTGAATCCATTTCTTAAATATAACTACTTTTTATAACCAAAAATGCTATGAAACAAATCATTTTTGcaaaatatattggaatattattagatttatGAAATATCAAGCTGTTCAAAAGAATAGCCTGATACTCCACGtaaaatttgtaatattgaaaaggAATAGTAACTCCCAGGAATAATACAAAGAATTCCCAAAAGCAAAGATGGTGTTGAATcagaatatttttttgaaaggAACAAAGCCAACCCTatatagaagaaaaatgaCCCGActataaaaagaaaaaatgaaagGAAAATTGGCTTTAAAGGTAATCCGCTTTTTGTCTTGAATGATTTAGGAGATAAAAATCCAACTTTTTTCTGAGATAAAGACGGCCCATTATGTGCTTCTTTACGTGCTTTCTCATGTTTGTCAACTTCGAAATGTTTTCTCTGGCTAATTTCCATCTTGAAAATAAGTATTTTCTGGgcctttttattatattcagtTCAgcttattaatttcaatctttttatattactattaatattattcttttgattgattgatatttttatttactaTTATAGGGCTCaggaaaattaattaataaatgttatatatcaattaaataaatactttTAATCAACAAACTATattctaaaattaatgTTAAGTTTTactattcaaaaaaaaaaaaatctgcGCTTTGGGCCAAAAAAATGCCTTGACCCGTGATCGAAACGGGGACCTTGAGATCTTCAGTCTCACGCTCTCCCAACTGAGCTATCAAGGCAAGCTGATGTACCCACCGAGTTTCTATCTAATAATATGCTCgtaaaaaattatttatttaattgttATGCTTTCATTTCATACTACTTTGCTCATAATCGAATATTTACGATATCAATACAACTTTAATATCGCAAAGTTAGACTATGATATATTTGGGTGCAACTGTTTTCCCGCCAACTGActtatttattgttttgACTAGAGAAAACATACCACGATTTAGAATCGATAAAATAAGTCTgcacaaaaaaataaataattaatttttttaataaattaaatacagattaataatttaaataagaaagGACCAAATTCTTGTGTTAAATTTAACATAATACTCGTCCTTTTTTTCTCTGATGTAAGCGAATTAACCTAGTGTGAGCTTTACCACTACATGATGGCATAAATTGAGTCTCACAATATACATGTATCTATTCtaagatttaaatataaacctaatccaaaatattaattttttgctAACAATTTCACCATTTTCTTAaacatttttctttctaattcttatttttttctcacAGTTTTCTTAAATTTACGCAAAGGCGCGCAGTTGCATTTccatattaatattgtagCTTGGAATCCATGGGATACGTGGCTGCATGTCTTTCCCATGTATAATAATGGGGTAGATGTGTAAAACCGAAAGCAAGGAAACAGCAGCAGAAAGCTAGTTTATCAGAAAGTTTAACTGGCGATTTTCTAGTTAgctaaaatataaaaactGAGAATAAGTAAGTAACTTACAGTTTTTGTACAGCAAAATAAAGGCAGCCctttaaaaaatatcaaaggGCAGTAGAACTTGCATGATAATCAAGCAGAAAGAATTTGTATATAAcagaatttcttttaatatatattaaatataggAGTTTAATCAGGAGTAATTATGTCAGATCAAAATATCCCAATGCCTCAATACGCATCAATGGTTGCACCACCATCTGTAGTATTGCCTCAAAGTGATGCAGCAGCTCCTTCTACATCGATCTTGAACTGTTGCTCAGCTCCCCAATCAACTGATAATGGAGCAGATCCCGCATTAAGTGTAAACTCTACCCCTCAAATTGGAAAGGTCAGATTTGCATCAACAGGTACAACAATTGTAACTAGAAATGGAGTTATCTCGTTCGAAGAGTTCCTAAAGAAAGGTGCTCCAGTCGATCAGATGTTGATTCCTCCCTTCCCGCAGGTCTCTGGAATCCCAATGTTTGAAGATGGAACTCCTGATATCGCTACAATCCATTCGACATGCAATGTTGTTAATCTTTCCCAAACTAATCAAACTAATACTATTCCTCATTCAGATATTGGAACAGAAACTAGCCTTCCACAGCCTGAGGATTCTGCCAGATAAGTAATTCATTGTAAATACCGGAAGTTCTTAACTCTTTCTATTAAGGTTAGATTTAGATTTATAGCtatgattaataataataataatgataataatggaaCTTAAGggtttaattttttttcatatttactAATTTATCATTCATCATTTATTGTTTAGTTTCCAATTACCTTGTGATTCCCAATCTTGGGATTGTTGTAATGGAGTTGACCAAAGCAAAAGTCTCTCTTCTAAGTCAATATTGTCTTGAATGTCGTCTTGTAGCATGTCTAGAATctcatcatcattttcaaagtCGAAATTGTTCATATCACATCCTGTTAATTCAGGAATGTCTTGACTAGTGTAAGATATGTGATTATTATCATCTGGCTTGGATTGTTGGCCAAATGAATCCCATTCTGACAAAGCCTCTAAAATGCAACTATTTTCAATCTCATTCAGTTGTTTTTCACTGAAGTTCAAAATGTTTAAGTTCTCATCCTTTTCAAGATCTGGAATAGTATGAATGGtttgaaaaatcaaatttggagaaatatttgaaaatccTAAAGATCTATTATAAAAAGGAATTTTCTTAGAATTTTGCATGTCAATGAAAACTTTGTTAACAAAATGATTTACAAATTGCAATGTTTTGATTCCTCCAGAATATACTCTATTATTGATCATTTGTGTAAGAATTTTCTTTGGTATCGTTAAAAATTGATTGGGAGTTTTCACAGAAAGTGTTGATCTTAGTTCTAATGCTGACAAGAAAGATAAACCTTTCACTCCAGAAATTAGTTTTTTGACACTCTTCTCCAAATTTTGATCTTTTGTCAAAGTTCCAGAATATTCTTCTAATAGTGTAATTGTTTGAAGTTGTCTAAGGTAACTTTGAAAAACAATCTGCATATTGGACCAATTCATATTCTGACAAAATGATATACATGAAATACACATTGACAAAACTCCGGTATGGAGCTGTTGAAGATCTCTAACAGATATAAACTTGAACTTTGAAAGAATAACTTCCGTTGATAATCCATTCAAAATTGATTTCATAATCTGTGATGCAAATAATCTTTGATGCCTTCTTAGAAACTCTGGCTCTTTAAGCTTTGGTGGGAGATTATCTTCGCATAGTTGAGAAGCCCAAGAAATCTGCTCTAAGTCAAAGCCAAGTCTAATCAATGAATGACGTTCTAAAATTGtcatttctttaatattatcataaAGAACTTTCCAATCCAATCTAAAGAATGGTTGAGTACTAGTAGATGTGGGTTTGGATCCATTTGATATTTCATTTGGAGGAAAAGGAGTCACCAAGTAGGACATATAAGTCAAATCTCCTAAAAAAGTTGATTCCATATTTCTTCTAAGTTCATCATATAGCTCCAAACCTGTGGAAGGAGATAAACCTGAAGAAACAATAGCTTTTCCCAATTGAGTACAGCAACAATTCAGTGTATAACCTCCAATTGAAATTGGGTTTGTTTTTTTCTCCCTATTCattatcatcttctttTCAAGTAAATAGCTTAAAGCTCTTTCTAATGCATCAATATTCTTAAGGTATTCGTGAGATAAGTCATTGTAAAGCTTAATTTGGTAAGACATTAAAGTAGATTCTGTCAACAAGTCCAAAATTGAGCCAGTATGTGATCCTTTATCTggaattttttctttattattcacGGATATATTCTGATCAAACTCAAATAGAACTGCAAGTATTTCTAAGATTAGCCTGGTAATTCCATTAGTATTAGTAAAGAAAGAACTCATCAAAGGTTTCATATCTGCAGTAATAAGCCCTAATGCATTTTCAACCTCCTCACTAACTTCCCTCCCTGGTTGCGATAGAGTCTCATTTACGAGAATGAAGCTCTCACCAAAAGCTCCTTTCTGGCCAGCTCTACCAGCTCTTCCTGACATTTGTTTGTAATCAACACACGttaaaaaagattttcCAATATTGATACCTCTGAAGATGACTCTTTTTGAAGGAAGATTGACTCCAGCTGCTAAAGTTGAAGTTGCTGTTAGTAAAGACAAGATACCATTTCTATACCCTTTCTCAACTATTCTTCTTTCAATATGAGATAAACCAGAATGGTGAAATCCTATCCCTTTGACTATGCAATCAATAAGAGTGTTATTGTTTTGAATAGATCTTTTTGAAAGAGAGGAGTTCTGCCTAATTTCTTCAGCTAACATATATCTCTGCCTCTCAACAGATCTTAAAGACTGCATAATCTGTTGCCTATTCGAACAATTTTCTATATCAATTCCTTCACAAAATTGTCTTTTTATGCAATTAGCAAAAAACAAAGCTGTAGACTCAACGGAGTACTTTGAAGGACAAAACACTAGTACACTTTCTCCTTTTTTCAAAGCCTCCCATCCTATTACCAACAACTCACTCATATCAACTATTGGGTATTTCCATCTACTAGAACCAATCTGATCAATATCAAAATCTGTCGAATTAAACTTAGAATTAACCTGATGAAAGTCCCAACTCATTACTTTGCTTAATGTATCTTGTACGGAAGACCCTAATGTACTTTTGTTTTGATCCTTTCCTGGCTTAATATATGCCTTGCCTTTGATTACTATATGTTCCCTGAGTGGAACTGGACGAAAATTACTCTGGTAAACTACTGCATCCAACCAAAGGCCAATATCTCTTAGATTTGGTAATGTTGCACTCATACCCACTATTTGTATTGTTCTTCCCTCGCCTTGTAACTTACTCAATAGTCTCACTTTTGTTAGCATCACCTCGAGTATATATCCTCTTTGCTCATCCCCAAGTAAGTGTAATTCATctacaataataattcccAATctcttaaataatattccatGCTGAATATAATAACTAATCAATGCATTTGCCTTTTCTATAGTTGCTACACCAATgtcaaattcttcaaaaagcGGACTTTTACTTCCATAGTGAAATTCACTAATTCTAAGTCCACACACTTCTCCTCCAGCCTTATAGTAACTATCCCTTTTCTCTGATACCAAAGATACAAATGGGAAAACTACTAAAGCTGCTCTCCCACCTTCTAGAACTCTTTTATACATTAGCAACTCACTTACCAAAGTTTTGCCTCCACTTGTTGGAGCAGAATATACCAAATTTCTGCCTTGTAGTACTCCAGGCTGGGTAATACACTCATACTGCCAATCATAAAGATTCCTTAGGCCTTTTTCTGAGTAATATTTTACTAATCTTTCATCTATTCCTAAACTTTGCAAAGAATTACCTACCTGATTTTCAAAACTGTCtactttattttgaataaacaAATTGTTATCGTCAAGCTCCATGTTGGCTTCGCCTGTCTCATTCAAGAGATCTGCCAGGATCTCTGCATCATCACTAACCAAGTTAGAATCAATCAATTCATCCTTCATAATTTCCtccaaattttgaataatattacttatATCTTCTGCCCCACTCTCCTCATAATGGTCACTCATCCCAGCCAAATCCTCTATCATAGATTCATCTTCTTCCTGAATTTCGCTGAATAACTGGCTATCATATAAATCTAAAtccaataattcttttatttcatgAACTTCAATCAATTCTTGATTCATACTTGTTTCCAGAGTAAACTATAAAACTAGTTCTAACCATATAATAATCAACATTTTCTGTGGCTTTTCAGAATCCTAATAACTCAAATATACTTTTCCAGAGactattaatttatattattatttattcattaatcaaatttaatactAATTACACCGCTAAGAACTATAATACTAGTagataatatttgaaaaattattttcataataGAGAATTCTATAGTAATGTAgaacttttaattttatgCGATTTTCAAACAAATTTGGTTATTCAATCCTAAATTACCTCTAACTATATTATAACCTTGGCTATTTTCTAAAGCACACAAACATAAATGAAGCCCCCACTGAAAACTTTCACTTAAAggtaaaaatatttgatacTCCTAATCTGAATCTAAATGTACTCTATATTGTATAGTAAGAAAGAGAAACGCActaaactttttttttttttgctttCCGCACCCCTTTCTCATATTTTCTCAGCCTGAACATAGCATATGCACATACCGCCAAATGTTTGGCGCCGTTGCGTGGTCAATCTCATTAAAATGCATAAgggaaataaaatattaaaaagtgaaaatatattaaaaattaatggaaAGTGGCAAAATATCGTATCAGataaataaagtaattGAGTAAAACTCTCTTGGCCATCAAGGAGTACAAGCcagtaataaatattcagGAGACAGAGTAAACCAAGTTAAAAATTGGTATGTTTctataattaaatagaaAGTGAGTCTTTGTAGAATAAAACAATGAGATGGAAATGGGTTGTTTCTAGTGTGGCCACACTATTAACATTGATTATCTCTGTGGTTAACATTATGCACCAGTATTTGAATCTATGTAAGCCTAAATTGCAGTTGTGCATATGTAGAATTTTAACAATGATTCCAGTATATGCAATAATATCATATATATCATATTTGTTCGTGGATTATGCTTCACCATTGAATATAGTAAGAGACTGCTATGAAGGATATGTAATGTTCTCATTTTTGCaacttttgattttttatatGGGAGGTGACCAAGTCATCTTGTCAGTATTAGAGAGTAACAAGATTAAGGCTGAAATATGGCCACATCATCATTTTAACCACTCTCTAAGTATGGTTGGGCTGGCCTCAACAGCTGGGAGTATTGAATCAAATGAGGAAGAAATTTCAGTAAATATTATGGATATTTGCCCGGATTATTTTTGCGAGAAGAAGGATAACTTAGATGAAGTTTCTATTGATAGCGGGTTCCAAGGAGATGAACTAGCAAACCATCGTCTAAAGATCGCAAGATTCTACTCTTTTATCAAGTTAGGAGTCCTTCAATTTGTGATTTTGAAGCCAATTTCAGCGCTTATTTCACTTTTTCTGGAATCTATAGGATTGTATGGATCTGgatcattttcattcaaGAGAGGATATCTATACATTACAGTTTTAAATAGTATATCAGTTTCTCTTTCAGTATACTCTCTGTTCCTACTATATATCTCAATTTCAGAGCAACTAGCACCAATCAGACCAGTACTTAAATTCTTTTGCATTAAacttataatttttatgaGTTTTTGGCAATCTATCATCCTCTCTGTTCTCAGCCACTTTGGGATTTACCCAGATGAGCCAAACTATACCATTAAACTTCATAACTGGCTCCTTACAATAGAAATGACAGTATGCGCAATAATTTATGGTATTGCATTTACAATCAAGAAAGACTTCAAAAACTACGTTGAAAGCAGACAAGGGTACAGCCAAGACGATTATAACACAGATAACCTTCAAGATTGTGAAAAAACTTGTCACAAGGATTTATTTTCTGGAAAAGATAGTGGTCCTATGCGCAATGCTAACTTTCCTCCTCAGGCTTCTACCGACAAACCAAACCTCACCCTTAAAATCTCACATTTGCCATCCTctatttccaaaaatattaaactttATATATACAGGTTCACCTGCATAGTAAACCCTAAGGATATTATCCAAGATATTATCAGTGCCTTTAGGTTTcttaaacaaattaataagtCTCCTAATCCCGAAATAAAACTTGGAAATTCTGGCGCCacattttgattatttagTGCATGTATAAAGTATTAGCCCTATTTTAACTTCTCTACAAAAGGTGGAGTATTTTTGAGGTTATAAATCTCtaacttttatttttagtcACTGTTTCTCCTTGCCTTTGTAGTTTAAACTATGACTTTTTTTCTCACACTATTAAATATACCAGACACTATAATGGAAATATTTTCCCGCCCACATGCGCGTTgcaatatattattttgcaAGCCCACACAGggattaaaaaaaaaagagaaaatcGTTAAAATCTTCGAAACAAATTGTGAGGGAAGCAAGCGACTGAGtgataaaatatatagTCCGTTCTACACGAGATGATTTCTGAGtcattttctgaaatttACAGGTAAGTGTTAGAATTAGTTCAAGATTTGTCCCAAAAtatgttattatttatatgaTTCCAGAACTGTCCAGGAATGTTGTCCCGTTAAAAACTCCTTATTAGACCATTCAGATATCCTTGTTAATGCATCTGATATCAAGGTGAGTTTTACTGAGAAACTTTTTTagtatataattaatttccaatttttaACTGGGGAAATgcagaaaagaaagaagaaatggAAGCTGGCATTTTGTAACGCTCAAGAATGTGTGAATGCATTGGATTATATGCTTGAAAATAGTTTAGAGACTCTTCTAAATAAGCAAGAAAAACTTAGGGTTGTGGAAGGATTATCAGAAAGAGAAAAGGAGCTGaatattaaacaaaatgAGTTAAACTCAGCTCTAAATGAGGTAGAGGAAGGTTTGAGAAAAACCATCGAATTGACTTTACTTGAGATGAAAGAATTGTCGGAAGAATGCAGACACCTTGAAAGAGAATTTACTAAAAAAGCCTCgaatattccaaatatcattgaaaatttgaataagaaTGACACCAAATTTGATTCTGAATACCTAGGTAAGAAAGTTACAGTCGAAGATATACAAAAACTGCAGAATACAAGAAAACAATTAC
The Cryptosporidium parvum Iowa II chromosome 2, whole genome shotgun sequence genome window above contains:
- a CDS encoding articulin family protein, which translates into the protein MAEVPVSEDISASQQPPSSSYSLPPQFSNEPDVRTMASIKATLSKKAEELVKAGQPYVMTSLGPIPLPDNVRNQIPEKFVAAPVLEEREVIVARREVQERIIEVPQIQYEHKFVEVPQKVVVEKIIPIPKDVVREVEIPRYTATVEEKVIEVPQGVKFVEVPVEVPIAYPPRIVPVPKPYIVERTVELSRPVIEERLLEVPQKVYRQVPYYKDVEVPFVVPRYVEKLVEIPFHPGMMYDENMLNQSIPPIPPQSQPPFMMGGPGSAPTSAPLLSMPPPMYGTNDPEDVASDGLPSHPAIPPYHMLPQPQPGVIPQMIPLANSYAAFPLPQGVGMSPHMLNSGNTAHIPGKTPVPFNPPQQPPQNLLNGVNINQIQFPPNQRQQFPYQFPPQQ
- a CDS encoding hypothetical protein (transcripts identified by EST), with product MSQKIDLNQGERTESKCPETLNEFSNMYKHKKMPCKSALNFGENIINMGAPSFIPEYPTAYYSNPEVMNQGINSLVDTKQLYDYSSPVGDLEKTIEHYKMSHEIGWNASNSFTPTNSGSLELFQFERRDSPVAVDTLKNYPSFERMNSGFLGFGRKPSNSIFSIGQKLERLSSNEIINNINTLPEIENGIENGIENGIENGDIPHVDLEQYTQLSYFEKYINFNIDQIK
- a CDS encoding hypothetical protein (with transmembrane domains, domains similar to eukaryotic, protein of unknown function (DUF872).), which codes for MEISQRKHFEVDKHEKARKEAHNGPSLSQKKVGFLSPKSFKTKSGLPLKPIFLSFFLFIVGSFFFYIGLALFLSKKYSDSTPSLLLGILCIIPGSYYSFSILQILRGVSGYSFEQLDIS
- a CDS encoding DEXDc+HELICc, mus308/POLQ like SFII DNA helicase, no polymerase domain; amino-acid sequence: MNQELIEVHEIKELLDLDLYDSQLFSEIQEEDESMIEDLAGMSDHYEESGAEDISNIIQNLEEIMKDELIDSNLVSDDAEILADLLNETGEANMELDDNNLFIQNKVDSFENQVGNSLQSLGIDERLVKYYSEKGLRNLYDWQYECITQPGVLQGRNLVYSAPTSGGKTLVSELLMYKRVLEGGRAALVVFPFVSLVSEKRDSYYKAGGEVCGLRISEFHYGSKSPLFEEFDIGVATIEKANALISYYIQHGILFKRLGIIIVDELHLLGDEQRGYILEVMLTKVRLLSKLQGEGRTIQIVGMSATLPNLRDIGLWLDAVVYQSNFRPVPLREHIVIKGKAYIKPGKDQNKSTLGSSVQDTLSKVMSWDFHQVNSKFNSTDFDIDQIGSSRWKYPIVDMSELLVIGWEALKKGESVLVFCPSKYSVESTALFFANCIKRQFCEGIDIENCSNRQQIMQSLRSVERQRYMLAEEIRQNSSLSKRSIQNNNTLIDCIVKGIGFHHSGLSHIERRIVEKGYRNGILSLLTATSTLAAGVNLPSKRVIFRGINIGKSFLTCVDYKQMSGRAGRAGQKGAFGESFILVNETLSQPGREVSEEVENALGLITADMKPLMSSFFTNTNGITRLILEILAVLFEFDQNISVNNKEKIPDKGSHTGSILDLLTESTLMSYQIKLYNDLSHEYLKNIDALERALSYLLEKKMIMNREKKTNPISIGGYTLNCCCTQLGKAIVSSGLSPSTGLELYDELRRNMESTFLGDLTYMSYLVTPFPPNEISNGSKPTSTSTQPFFRLDWKVLYDNIKEMTILERHSLIRLGFDLEQISWASQLCEDNLPPKLKEPEFLRRHQRLFASQIMKSILNGLSTEVILSKFKFISVRDLQQLHTGVLSMCISCISFCQNMNWSNMQIVFQSYLRQLQTITLLEEYSGTLTKDQNLEKSVKKLISGVKGLSFLSALELRSTLSVKTPNQFLTIPKKILTQMINNRVYSGGIKTLQFVNHFVNKVFIDMQNSKKIPFYNRSLGFSNISPNLIFQTIHTIPDLEKDENLNILNFSEKQLNEIENSCILEALSEWDSFGQQSKPDDNNHISYTSQDIPELTGCDMNNFDFENDDEILDMLQDDIQDNIDLEERLLLWSTPLQQSQDWESQGNWKLNNK